Below is a window of Geomonas oryzisoli DNA.
GCCGGTAGATATGGAAATAGCAGCGGGCACGGCTGAGCTTTCTCCTGCCCGGATCGGAGTATAGCAGCATGCTGATTCTCACCCTGAACTGCCGGCGGTTCTCGGCACAGTACCAACTCTACAACTGGAGCGACCAGGCTGTTATGGCCACCGGCATGGTGGAACGGATCGTGGTCGGGGACTCCTTTCTGACCCACCGTGTTCCCGGGGCAGACGCCAAGCACCTGGAAGGGGAGTGCGCCGATCACAAGGATGCCGTGCGGCTGATCCTCGACACGCTGGTCGGGGAGGGGATGATCTCAGACTTCTCCGAGATCAAGGCCATCGGGCATCGGGTGGTGCACGGGGGGGAGCGCTTCACGAAATCGGTACTGATCGACGAGGACGTGGTCGAGGCGATCAGGGAGGTGGCGACACTGGCTCCCTTGCACAACACGCCCAACCTCGCGGGGATCCGCGCGGCTCAGGAGCTCCTCCCGGAGCTCCCCCAGGTCGCCATCTTCGATACCGCCTTCCACCAGACCATGCCCGAACCTGCCTACATGTACCCGCTTCCCTACGAGTGGTACCAAAAGCACGGCGTCAGGCGCTACGGCTTCCACGGCCAGTCCCACCTGCATGCCGCCAGGAGAGGCGCGGAGCTGGCCGGGGTTCCCCTGGAGAGCTCCAACATGGTCACCATCCACACCGGCAACGGCGTCTCGCTCTGTGCGATCAGAAACGGCGTGTCGGTCGACACCAGCATGGGGCTCACCCCGCTCGAGGGGGTCATGATGGGAACCCGCTGCGGGGATATCGATGCCGGCA
It encodes the following:
- a CDS encoding acetate kinase, coding for MLILTLNCRRFSAQYQLYNWSDQAVMATGMVERIVVGDSFLTHRVPGADAKHLEGECADHKDAVRLILDTLVGEGMISDFSEIKAIGHRVVHGGERFTKSVLIDEDVVEAIREVATLAPLHNTPNLAGIRAAQELLPELPQVAIFDTAFHQTMPEPAYMYPLPYEWYQKHGVRRYGFHGQSHLHAARRGAELAGVPLESSNMVTIHTGNGVSLCAIRNGVSVDTSMGLTPLEGVMMGTRCGDIDAGIIPFMVNEAGVSATELDLFLNQKSGLAGIVGRRVSRRTVVDEAVVGDPRCQLALDMEAYRLRKYLGAYIAVTGRPDAIVFTYGEGWEDWPVRGMALQGMSQFGIEVDLKRDAEALLGGKDVMISADHSAVKVFVIPSGEDMVLNEDVAAIMGWQ